GCTCGAGGAATGGATAGCCAAGACAATTTATTCTTAGAACGGGAATTATGCCGTACTGCCGTAAGACTGCGGGTCCACAATGCGAGCTTTTGGTGTTTAACGTATCACTAATGCACAAACCGGGGAACGGACCCGGATCCACAGGATCCGGTTGGGGGACACCAATTGTTAAGCGTAATCGTCGAAATGTGAACCTTTATTGAAGTACAAGCTTTTACCAACACGCAACTCTCAAACGCGCTTAAGCTCATTCGCGATGAAGTAAATCTGAAACGAAAAGCATCGGATGAAGTAAATTTGGCGAGTCTCAGCTACACAACAACCTCTCACCTATCGTGTTACGGCATTCGGCAGCACACAGCGCAAAGTCAATCAGCTCGATGTGGGTACGATTCAGCTCCACAACCATTCGCAGAAGCTTACAGAGGATCCTATTGTTGACGTTAAAGCCGGACGATCGCAATGCCTGACGCAGCTCCCGTCGGTCCAGTGTTCCGCTACCATCAACATCGTACAACCGGAAGGCCATCTCCCAGTGATACACATCACGCACGATCGTACGGAAGTGCTCAAAACCCAGCGTCGATCcatcaccaccgaccgtgcGTTTCATGAGCAACTCCGCAATGCGCTCCAACAGCTCAACCCTCTCATGGTTGTTGTCATCTCCATGCTCCACCGGCAGGTTGGTTCTAGAAGGGGTCGGCCGTACCCAAAAGCAGGCACACAGTTGGAGCAAACAGGACCACATCTTTCGCCACGGCGAGTAACTCATCTGCGGTTTGGTGTCGTTCGATCGCCGACCCGGCCGGGTGTCGATTCGGCAAAAGAATTGCTTCCGGAGGATCTCCTGCAGTGCCCGTTGGTCAATTTGCTCGCCCTTGTCGGCGCAGCTGTAGAACTGAtcggccagcaccggccagCGAGGTGTGTCAAACAGTGGGCTCTGTTCGGTgatccgatcgtcgatcgtacCGAAACAGAGGATCGCATCGTTCTCACTCAGTGTGTTGCAGCGTTCGGTGAAGATTCGAAGCAAATAGTCGCCCTCCTCGCCGGGATCGAACGTAGAGGGGATGACCAGGTAGTGGCCCGGTTCCAGCGAAAGCCGGCAGCTGACTTCGCGGGCGTTAATAAAGATCGAGCTACCGACGATGGCGTGATCGTGCTGCTGAAAGAACTCTTTCGGTATCGGTTTCAACCGAAGGTCTTCCCTGGTGACACGATAAACGATGAAGCCAATCGTGAGGCTGTGTAGCGCGTCGGCTCGGCGGTACTTTTGCATTAGCGCGATCACCACGGACGATCTGCGGGACGATTCCTGGATGTGAATGGTGTACTGTGGGTTCATGACGAACGTGTCCAAGTTGGACGCactgccaccggccgtcgTTTCGCGAACCCATTGACCATCGAGCGAATGTAGCTGCCACTGGAACTCACTCTCCGTCGGGTCGGGACCAGTTCCGCCGTCGGCGTCACCCTCCGAGCTATGCATTTCCGGTGACAGATGGCACACTTCCATTCGATCAAAGTGTTTCATAAAATCGCCCAGATCCATCCAAAACTCGCCATCGTTCTCGATCGTCAGTGCGAGATGCTTCCGTTCGGCGCCGTTGATCGTCTTCCACTCGCGCGATTTGTCACTCCAGCGACCGTTCCACTCAACGCCCGAGCCCCACGGATTCCGTATGCGAAGTAACCGCACACGGTCGGCTTCACTGTACAGACCGACCAGCTCGTGTAGCTTGGTGATGGAATAGGAATGTCCTCGCAGCAGACCATCTTTCGTCGCGACGTTCTCCCCCGTCGGGTCACTCTGAAAAAATGGCAGCATGATCATCGCACCTAACTTAAAATCCAGCACCATCTTACCTTCAGATTGCACGCAAACATGGATCCCGCCTCGAACCCACTGCAAAGAATGTCCCACAGTTGGTCCTCCTTGTCGGGCATCTTTTTCGGTTGGTAAAACTCCGTCAACCCCCCGGTCAGATCTTGCATCGCTTCGCGGGCCGTCCCACCATCGAGGGCCGCATACGAACCGTAAAACTTTGCGTACGCTTTTTCGAGCAGGGCGCTCCATaattcgttccgtttgttggAGCGCCCAAAAATGAGCTGTCCATCGCCATCCGTCGGcagccgatcgtcgatcacCACCTCAACCCACTGACCAAACTCCCagaaccggaaatggaataTGCCGGCGTACGTGCCTCCGCCGAAACTATTGTCCTCCGGTATGGCCCGTCGGAAGAGCCACGGGTGAGTGGTTAGGTtggcggccgccgtcagcaGCCAGCAATCGTTCAGCGCACCCTGGCAGATGTCGAACCGGGACGCTCCGTCGACGAAGAAGAGCGCCTGCTTGCTAATCTCCGGTGGGCGTCTCCATTGAACGTTCCTGACCGACGGGATGCCGATCGACGCATCTGACGCGCGAAAGTCCGGGTCCTCGAAAAGGGTCCCCCGCTCGAGGTGGGCTTGCCGCAGTTGATAGAAGTTTTGATGCCCTTCGGAGGGTTGATACACGGGCTGCCGAGGAGGAAGGAGCGATTCTTAGATACTGTGAGGGACATGACTCAGACTTATGCTGTACCCAGGAGGAcaaccattttccgtttgattTTATTCTTGCCCTAGATTAGTCATGGATCGGAACAAAAAGCCTAGCATATGTTTGGCGATAGCCATAGTTTTGCACAACACAACCACCAGCCTAGTTTCTTCTATTTATTGACCGTTGTGTGTTGAGCCACATGAGGCATGTTTGGCCAGGTGTTTCCAAGCACTTCCAAGCAATATTAACGTCGTAAAACACGTGTTAAACAAGACACCGAACGCTTCGACAAGGACTGATTAATGTAACCGTGACCCGGCTTGGTTAACCTTCAGCGACAAACCCGATCAACCGATAAGGTTGTGTGCGCCTCGCCATTCTTCAAGTGGATCGTTCCAAATAACCGATTTCTTGTGCGTAATTGATGCTCCCTCTGATTCCCGTTCCCGAATATTACCTCATCGTTGTTGAATGAAACTGGCAAAAAGCGTGGCGATGGTCGCCACGTTGCGCTCGTCGGTTGGCTGCTCTCTTTGGTAGGCATTCTAAGTAACGGAAATTACATCCCCCACTTAGTTCAATATCCAGCGGAATTcgaatttcactttcttcgcgtAAACGACGCGAATGGCACAGCTGTTAATTGATAACAGAGCGGGGCGCGTGGTTAACCCTACGCGATACGAACCGCAACTAACGCGAGAATTTGCACAACGGATTGCCGCTACGCATAACACAGGCGCGCGGCTTATCGCGGCCGCGGACACGAATTCCGTTGGAAGAAGAAGTATGTTGATTGCAAACACACAGAGCGGATCGTGGGAATCGAGCTCCCTTCGATGGCTCCAATCTCGAAACTGTCGTTCGTCCTACAACCCTTCCCGGTTTCACTTCCGGTCACGCTTGCTTCCACACCAGTTCCGGACCACCTTGGGGATGTCACAGCGGCATCGATGACCCTGGGCGGAACTGTTGTTTCTGATCGCCAACCTGCCGGTGCTCTCACCGGTACCATATGGAGTGCACTATCGCGGCCACATATCCGCCAGAGGCCCGCCATATATTCCGGTCAAACGGTTTAAAGGGTTTACTACATTCTTTTAAGCATAACTCGGATCGCGGTGTGGTCTATACTGAGCCGGTAATTTGCAAATAACAAACTTGTGGCGGCCACGACCACGGACAAATTAAATCTCGTTATGGAACCCTTGCTCTCTCGGAGTCTGGTTCGTGTCCCGGCACGCGAGAGGCAAAAGAGAATGCGAGATCCAGCTCGGAGAGTGCGGGACCCCCTTTTTAAAACCGGTCCAACCGTTTGCAGAAAGGGTAATGATAATGATAGTAGCAAAATACTACGTAGTCCCTGTCCGGTTTCGGCCTTTGCGTATTGAACAGCAAATTCTCTGGCAGCAGTTTGTTTGATCCATGTGATAACGGATGAGACTCCATGTGAATAAAAAGCGCAAATCAAACTTCCGTACgcaaataaaacatgtttaCTGACTTTACATGCTTCAGCTGCCAAACTTGAAATGATATCGTCCACGAACCGAGGACCATATTATATCAGGAAGAATTCGTTGAAAGATCCAACAGATTTAAATTTACTCAAAGTATTACTTAGTTTATGCTTTTCAAACTATTTCGAAGCAAAAGGATCGAGATTTTCAGCAACTTTATGGATAAAATTGTAATGAGCATCCTAATCTACTTTTGACATTTTTCGTAATTAAACTTGTTATTAAACTTCCGAAGTTCAGTGAAATTAAGTTAAAGCGAATATCTTTTATTAGAAAAAATGCAACATGTGCCAATTTAGGATCACCCTGTTGAGCGATTTCGCCTGCTACTCTTTTCGCCCTCTCTTTGTGCAGCGAAACCCCTTGGCGTCTCTTTCTCGCCCAGACCGTTGGCCAAACAAGGCCAACAGCATTGTCGCGAGTTTTGCGGTGAAGTGGTTTCATCGGCTCTGGCTGTGTGCGTTCGGAGCATTTTGTCCGGTGAGAAAAGAGCCAGTACTCCGTCAAAACGCTCGCcgtgaaaacaaaatgtctacttctaccgtcgtcgtcgcagcaTAGTGTGTCGCGggtatattttgtttttcctagCCCAACCCAGTCTGGTCGTTTTGAAGTGATCTCTTTCCCGGGAACGCGGTGAATTTAACGACGTCCCCGGAACGCTCGGTCCGTCGTTCCGATTTAGGttatcgttcgttcgttcgtggcgtggccccGCTCGCCCTGCACTGGTTCGTGACCCGTGGCTTTTGTgggctctctctcggtgtgcGGCGACGGCCGTAGGTGTCTGAATTAGATTTGGAGCACATTTGGTGGCCATTCGCGAACGGGTGGCGATTAGACTGGTTGGCGGGTGCAGTGAAGCGAAAAAGGTTAAATCTCGCAGCAAAGCAGTCCTCCTAGCTaggggtgtgtgcgtgcgtgcgtgtgcgtgatgCGGGCACCGAGCCCAGACGTTGAatgggttggttggtggccggaaaatggaacacacCTTCGCGGTGGATAAAATGTGCCCTGGACATATTCCGTCAACCAGGTTGCTGCGTAACATCCTCGAACTGTGAATTTGTCCTTAATTTTGCCACAGTCTCTGTTCCGTTGCTGGGAGCAACGGGGATTTTTCAGAGCGCTCTTTTCCTTCCACTTGAAGAATTTCTTCGGCGGacctctctcgcgctctcttcGGAGCACGGATCGAGAGCgcttcgttctctctctctctcccgcgcGGCCAAAAAGAGCATTGTTGGTGAAAGGTGGTACCGATACACTCCTGGAATACGGTACACGAGTCCGGGGTGGCCTCTTACGGCCGGATGTTGACGTAGATGAGGGCCCAAGAAAGTAAAAATCGGAATTGGATCGGCCGGAAAGCTGCGCGGCATGGCTACATCGATTGCCCCGATTGTTGGGGTCTATGGTGAAAGAAGTAAACCTGTGGCGGCGATGTGTGCAAAGTGATCGGAGCAACCTCTGCTGTGATTAATCCTTTTACGGACCAATGCAAACAGTGAGAGACCGTGGTGCCCTGCTGTCAGACGACGGGCCATAAGGCGAAGAGCTGTCCGGGGGCTGGTGACCACGGTgaagacacgcacacaaaggCCCGTGTGGGGGCAAGTCAAGCAAGGAGAACCTGTACGCACTGCTAGGCTAGGGCTAGGCGAGAGATTGAAAAGCATCATCTCCGGCCGTCCGTCGGATGTCTAGCACTTCCTGCGCTTTTCCGTTTGCACGCGAATCGCtccgtatgtgtgcgtggtgaAACTGACACCAACCTCTGACTTTGTGGTGCGCCAGTTGTCACAACCCGGCAGCGGCTTTGCTCGTGTTGGTGAACGCGAGAGCACACCGCAGAGCTCGAAAAGTGGTGATAGACAATCACAAACCATCGACTACCAACAACCTCTCTCCTGGTGCGGACCGTGCCGTGGAAGGATGGACGCAGGGAAAATTGAAGAGAAAATTAGCTAAAATATTCCGCTCGAAAGTGGGCCCAGCGTGGTGTGCATTCTCTTCACTCACCCGGTAATAACAGCTCTTTGAGTGAGAGTGAGCGTAAAGcggcagcatcaccatcagcggCAGCTAGAAATGCGAAAATCGAGCAAAATAGTTCCAAATTGCACCGCAAACGCACGGACATCTGTGTAGGAGAACGCTGTTTTCCGCCGCTGCAAGGAAGCTGCAAAAAAGAGAAGTTGAATGCGGGGAGTGCGATGCACTTCGGGcactttttttgctgcccccaAACTCCGGTCGTCATCACgcccctgtgtgtgcgttttctCGGCTATACGtgagcgtgtatgtgtgggcaGTAGTAGTTAAGGAGGTAAAATATGCTCGAAAAAGGTGTGAAATGAACTTGGAACATCATCCACAGGGGCAATCTGTTTTCGGTGTGTAAGGTGTAGGTGAAGAAAGAGAGCATaagcccccccccctccccgagTGGGCAGAGAAAACGGATGTGTTACGCTCGCTCGAGAGAAAAGCTGCGCGTCGAAAGAAGTAACTGAAAAAACCCGCAAAAGAATCTATTTTTTTGACTCAGAGCAGAGTCAGAAAGGAAGCAAAGTCAACCCCTCCGATCAAGGTCCGCTGCTCTGTGTGCTTGTTTGTGTTGGTGCAAGACGTCTCGTAGAGCATACGCGCCAGCGGGATCCTCGGCAAGATGTTGTGACAACGTCGGCGATTCGTGATGCAGATACGGGGTTGTTAAAAAACAGTGCTCCCTTTGTGGCcgactgttgttgttgaggtaATTCCCATTCTTTTTAATGCTAAAACTTTGATTGTAGATCGGTATTGCTGGGCAGCACACAGAAGGAAGCATCACAGCTGGCAGCTTCGAAGAGGGCATCGTTTTCCCCATTCACCGGTGATGAGCGATTTCCGCAAGAATAACACTGAAGTTCTTCACCCAACGAGAGGGTATCGAGAGAGTAGCCACTGTCGCCGTCCGACCTACATTCGCGTTTATGTCTCGACGCGTCTGTCGCAATACTGTGTCGATTTTCCGACTGATTCGGCCCACCCGGGGGCTACTACGATGGCGGCGGTACCACACTCCGAGTAGTTGCTAGGCGATGGAAAAAAAGGTTACTCAGAGTTTCCTTGGAGAGTTTCCTTTGGCCACCTTTTCACACTTCCGCTGGTCGGTGGGCGCGCCGCCACAGAGAGCCCATTATGCAGCCCATGCATACGCCTACGGGGCCTAC
The nucleotide sequence above comes from Anopheles bellator chromosome 1, idAnoBellAS_SP24_06.2, whole genome shotgun sequence. Encoded proteins:
- the LOC131205708 gene encoding calpain-B-like, with translation MPTKESSQPTSATWRPSPRFLPVSFNNDEPVYQPSEGHQNFYQLRQAHLERGTLFEDPDFRASDASIGIPSVRNVQWRRPPEISKQALFFVDGASRFDICQGALNDCWLLTAAANLTTHPWLFRRAIPEDNSFGGGTYAGIFHFRFWEFGQWVEVVIDDRLPTDGDGQLIFGRSNKRNELWSALLEKAYAKFYGSYAALDGGTAREAMQDLTGGLTEFYQPKKMPDKEDQLWDILCSGFEAGSMFACNLKSDPTGENVATKDGLLRGHSYSITKLHELVGLYSEADRVRLLRIRNPWGSGVEWNGRWSDKSREWKTINGAERKHLALTIENDGEFWMDLGDFMKHFDRMEVCHLSPEMHSSEGDADGGTGPDPTESEFQWQLHSLDGQWVRETTAGGSASNLDTFVMNPQYTIHIQESSRRSSVVIALMQKYRRADALHSLTIGFIVYRVTREDLRLKPIPKEFFQQHDHAIVGSSIFINAREVSCRLSLEPGHYLVIPSTFDPGEEGDYLLRIFTERCNTLSENDAILCFGTIDDRITEQSPLFDTPRWPVLADQFYSCADKGEQIDQRALQEILRKQFFCRIDTRPGRRSNDTKPQMSYSPWRKMWSCLLQLCACFWVRPTPSRTNLPVEHGDDNNHERVELLERIAELLMKRTVGGDGSTLGFEHFRTIVRDVYHWEMAFRLYDVDGSGTLDRRELRQALRSSGFNVNNRILCKLLRMVVELNRTHIELIDFALCAAECRNTIDLLHRE